CAACTTATTAATAAAAATTACAATTTAACTACTAGTAATGGGGTTTTCTTATGAGGAAAATGAAGAATAACGAGATTTTTTTAAGTTGTTCTAGAGGAAATGTTAAAGAAACATTCCAATAATGAAAAGTAATGTTTTTATTAGATTTGATACAATATGTAACATTAAGTTGATGATTTAGAAGGTGTTATTAATGGAAAATGAATTTAAAGATTTCTATGATGTATTATCCGATAACTTAGAATCATATCAAGGGGAGTATGCTTCATTCATTGATCATGGGCCTCATCTTTTCAAATTACTCACCGAAGTCTTAAACGATGAAAAAGTAAACCAGAATTTAAGACTGGAAATCAGTGCAGCCATCGCCTACTATGTAGTACCCATGGACGTGATTCCCGAACAAGTTTACGGACCCTACGGTTACATTGACGATATATTCATCACCGTATATGTGATTAAAAAAATAGAAGAAGCATTCGGATATGAATTCTTAGAAAAACATTGGGAAGGAACCGGAAATCTTGAAAAAGTAGTTAATGAGTGTTATGAGCGATCCCTGGAAGTTCTTGAAGACAAAAAAGAACAAATCCTCAGTTATGTGGGATTGATCTAATCATTTCCATTATTGGTTTTATCAATCCATTTTTCTCCTTGAAGTAGATTTAAAGCTTCATCCATTGACTCTTTTTTAACAATTAAATCAATAATTACTTCTAAATAATCATCTATATGGCGATTCACAAACATTTTATTGGTGTTAAAGTTGAGAAGTGTTTCTAAATCATTTAAAGTTTGTATTAAACGATCATTTTTGATAATACCCTTTATCATTATATTTGAAGGTGATCCATCATTTGATATGTAAATAATCTCTTTTCGAGTAACATCATGGCCAACTGTGGCTACTTCTAGAACATCCTCCACTTTCTCAGGTTTAATTTTACAACTGGACTGAATTTTAACTTTTTCTAAGGGTGCATCTTCTTGAGCTTCCTCAATAGATTCAGCTTTTAGGATATCTTGATAAACTTTGAATTTATCATTATCTTCTAGGACATAGGTGTCGGTTCTTTCATTATAACTGATTAAATCCTGTTCCTGAAGAGTCCAGATATAGTAATTAGCTCGAGTTTCATTTTCAATCTTTTTGGAGAGGTCATTTTTCGTGAAAGGTATACCAATTTCCACATGTTCCTGTATTTCCAATACTATTTTACCAGCATTTTTAGTATCTGCACAGTTTTTACAGTTATCCACCAATCCATCTGTATTATAGGATGATTTATAGAAATTAGATATGGGTAAACTCTTACCACAAGTAAGACAAATTTTAACATCCGGGTCAGAATTTTCAAGCTGAAATACATCTGTGTCCTTTACTAAAGGTTCTGGTGTTTCAACAAATTCAGCATCTTCTGGAGGAACCTCTTCTTCAGGTGGTTTTTCACCATATTTATGGAGGAATTGATTTAACACATCTTCTTCCTTCAATGAATATAAATCAGTTTTTTCATTGTATTCTAATAGATCAAGTTCCTGTAATGTCCAGAAATAATCTCTAAACTGTAACTGGTTTTCACACTGATCCAACAA
This DNA window, taken from Methanobacterium subterraneum, encodes the following:
- a CDS encoding YkvA family protein; the protein is MENEFKDFYDVLSDNLESYQGEYASFIDHGPHLFKLLTEVLNDEKVNQNLRLEISAAIAYYVVPMDVIPEQVYGPYGYIDDIFITVYVIKKIEEAFGYEFLEKHWEGTGNLEKVVNECYERSLEVLEDKKEQILSYVGLI